A window of the Gossypium hirsutum isolate 1008001.06 chromosome A05, Gossypium_hirsutum_v2.1, whole genome shotgun sequence genome harbors these coding sequences:
- the LOC121229265 gene encoding E3 ubiquitin-protein ligase BIG BROTHER: MSWDPHMEVQYINSNYPYNSAGSFIEYFEGLTYQHVNFIFDGASHVQESVYPSMTSSFYKFGPSDSGSISYYDHRNDHSYEVNNHDLCIDEYRRASESSLSGSNGQTAAMNVEWERNAHATSLENSVDCPRRQHNAHDYQVIWQDCVDPDNMTYEELLELGESVGTQSRGLTQELISLLPVSKYKCSLFSRKKSRKERCVICQMEYKRGERQITLPCKHVYHAGCGTRWLSINKACPICYTEVFGNGSKH, from the exons ATGAGTTGGGATCCACATATGGAGGTTCAATACATAAACAGTAACTACCCTTATAATAGTGCTGGCAGCTTTATCGAATATTTTGAAGGTCTTACTTATCAACATGTCAATTTTATTTTCGACGGTGCTTCTCATGTCCAG GAGAGTGTGTACCCATCCATGACTTCAAGCTTTTACAAGTTTGGCCCATCTGATTCTGGCAGTATTTCATATTATGATCATCGTAATGATCATAGTTACGAGGTGAATAACCATGACCTGTGCATTGATGAATATAGAAGGGCATCAGAGAGTTCCTTGTCAGGGAGTAATGGACAGACTGCAGCAATGAATGTGGAATGGGAAAGAAACGCACATGCAACTTCACTTGAAAACTCGGTAGATT GTCCACGGAGACAACATAATGCTCATGATTACCAG GTTATTTGGCAAGATTGTGTTGATCCTGACAACATGACATATGAG GAATTACTTGAGTTAGGGGAGAGTGTTGGAACACAAAGTCGGGGTCTCACCCAAGAACTTATTTCATTGCTACCTGTTTCAAAATACAAGTGCAGCTTATTCTCAAGGAAGAAATCAAGGAAAGAGAG ATGTGTAATTTGCCAGATGGAATATAAAAGAGGTGAGAGACAGATTACCCTACCTTGCAAGCATGTCTACCATGCTGGGTGTGGCACCAGATGGCTTAGCATCAATAAG GCTTGCCCTATATGTTATACGGAGGTGTTTGGCAATGGATCAAAACATTAA